Below is a genomic region from Gadus chalcogrammus isolate NIFS_2021 chromosome 19, NIFS_Gcha_1.0, whole genome shotgun sequence.
CTGTAGCATCTTCCCACTCTGGAAACGCTGTCATAGTCCAATTACGATCACGTCGCTGTTTTGTTTCTTGTCTTCATTTCTGAAACTATTTTCTTTCGGGGCAGCTAATCCAACTGATGTGAAGATAACAAGATCAGCCTACTCATTTAGTTAGTCGACTCCATTTAAGTCACTGTTACTTTAGCATTCTAGAGTTAGCTGATCTCCTGAGGAGATCGCAAATACGATATTGAATAAAAATGAAATGTCCATTTAGCTCGGTTGTTTACTTCTCATTCCACACGCTACAtcacatggtttaggtaaattatCGCGTTGTCTAAAGGATAGCCAATGAAGTTCAAGCAGAAAGTCGCAAACCCACCATCGAGATCAGTCGACTTCTTCGGTTCATTTCTTCTATTGTATAAAATGGCAgtcactcattttgacgtgcGGATAGATAGTCAACGTTTTCCAATAATTCTACTTTCTTGAGCGTCATGGAAAcgcactgactgacagccagagGGGCGGGTCTCACTGGCCGTGACCCAGGGCACACGGTCtaatgaacaacacaacttttTCTCATGCAAACGCATGAGAACTAGGAATCTACATATGATATACAGGATGAATAAAATGTGCATACTAATTATGAGGAAAAAACTAATATTTAGAATACAAGGAAAGTTATGATAATCACATTCTTTTATTATCATGTCATGAGAGAGCCCAATTTCAACCAAACAGTGAGGATGAGACACTGAGGGAAGAGTACCTTAAAAGCTTGTTTGCCTCAATGGAGGCAGAAGTTGAGGACCATTCGACCCAGGGTTCAGAAGTGAATTATTTTACAGCTCACAGGGAAGAACAGTGCATGGTGAAGGGAGATGGTTgttatgaggaggaggaggaggaggatgtggatgAAGGGGATGTAACGTATGTGCCAGAAAATGAaggtgatgaggatgaggatggtaGCGATGAAGTTAGCACCAGCATTAACCGTCAAGAGCCATCCTCGGCTGACAAACAAAAGACCCCACAGCTTGGGAAGCCTTGTGGCCTAATTTGCAGAAAGAAGTGCACAACTAAAATAACAGAGGGCCAGAGGAGTGAAATATTTGGTGCATATTGGAAGATGCCCTATGCAGATAGGAAAAGCGTTATGTTCCATATGATGtcaaaagaaaagacaaagcGACTCACCACAGGGGGCCCAAGCAAGCGCAAGCGGTCATACAAATACCACCTTAAGGATGACCAGGGCCAGCGACATGAGGTGTGCAAAGCAATGTTTTTATCCACCGTAGGGTACCACCCGAAAAATGACAGACTAATAACGACGGTTTTTGGTGGTGCTGACTCCTCAGGTCTAACCCCACCGCCAGAAAGAAGGGGAAGGCATTCTCCAGCCAACAAGATCGACTTGACTCCAATGTTTGATCACATTGAGTCATTCCATCCATCAATCAGCCATTATAGGCGAGAGCATGCCACGAACAGGAGGTATCTGCCAAGTGACATCACCATCAAGTCCATGTTTCAGGATTACAGGCAGAAGTTCACAAAAGGCTCTTATGAAACCTACAGGAAGGCCGTAAAGGAGCTAAACATCAGCTTCACAAAGCTAAGGGAGGAAGAGTGTGAACACCGCCTGCGGCACGAGGTCCACCTAAAGCAAGATCACCAGGCTGATGCCCCTGAATGCCACAATTGTCTAAAGTGGGAGGACCATAAGAAGAGAGCAGAGAGTGCAAGAACTCATTATCGATTGGATGCAGAGAAGGAGCAGGTGGATGAGGTCATCCGTAGTGTGGACTTACAAAAAGTCA
It encodes:
- the LOC130372600 gene encoding uncharacterized protein LOC130372600, with the translated sequence MEAEVEDHSTQGSEVNYFTAHREEQCMVKGDGCYEEEEEEDVDEGDVTYVPENEGDEDEDGSDEVSTSINRQEPSSADKQKTPQLGKPCGLICRKKCTTKITEGQRSEIFGAYWKMPYADRKSVMFHMMSKEKTKRLTTGGPSKRKRSYKYHLKDDQGQRHEVCKAMFLSTVGYHPKNDRLITTVFGGADSSGLTPPPERRGRHSPANKIDLTPMFDHIESFHPSISHYRREHATNRRYLPSDITIKSMFQDYRQKFTKGSYETYRKAVKELNISFTKLREEECEHRLRHEVHLKQDHQADAPECHNCLKWEDHKKRAESARTHYRLDAEKEQVDEVIRSVDLQKVIMLPRMPGVKSAVFTRRITAFHETFASVGKFKPSKKKTLSVVWHEGIAGRSAAEVASAFVTSLHQERDVRFVSYWVDNCTSQNKNWTLLTTLVKVVKHAANNIQTITLKYFEPGHTFMSADSFHHGVEKAMRKQPGGVVLDFEDFKGVIRSSNSGRVNVVDHQCTNFLAWSSGHSVTKLKKVPNLSGMAIIQLRRGSRSMFIKMAHDEVEYTECDFLMKKVTLEYPGQLRPGDKGVEREKKMDIIAKICPMMPPHRRHFWENLA